In one window of Qipengyuania profundimaris DNA:
- the pepN gene encoding aminopeptidase N → MDIARTPATPEGNVAMADAAPEPHEPATIRREDYTPFPWLVTETRLDFELGLERTRVTATLSVERNPDAEASPTIRLNGDGLELFSLSCDGAECAGHTMDGDDLVVTLEGYSHTIEIVTEIDPSANSQLMGLYASNGMLCTQCEAEGFRRITFFPDRPDVLSTYTVRMRGPKAQFPVLLCNGNRVETGEDGEQHWAEWHDPWPKPSYLFALVAGDLVARTDSFTTMGGREVELNVYVRDGDLERTAHAMESLKRSMKWDEEVFGREYDLDLFNIVAVSDFNMGAMENKGLNVFNTKYVLADLETATDGDFDGIEGVIGHEYFHNWSGNRITCRDWFQLSLKEGFTVLRDQLFSADMGSAPVKRIEDVRILRSVQFPEDSGPLAHPIRPDSYREINNFYTSTVYNKGAEVIRMMRTMAGEERFRQGTDLYFERHDGEAATCEDFVSSIEEGAGLDLKQFRLWYSQAGTPKVTAELHHEGQTARLTLSQDVPPTPGQPDKQPMPIPLKIALFDREAGTHSGEELVVLDSAKAEYEFEGFERKPVLSINRTFSAPVTIERDIPREDLVFLAAHDDDPFARYEAMQELMTGHLAAAAGGGLEEQEREEAVGDIAEAMRAVLVDERLDDLMRGELMLLPSQTYLAEQMLVADPARIHSEREQLKRELGKRLQSEMHRLYERAEQLPYSLDLAARGARKVKTQVLTYAAASDPAKAVELAAHQYDRADNMTDRQGALMVLAGTDSAERTARLLDFYNRFQGNALVIDKWFALQASSLHPNAIEHVRALAEHPDFTLKNPNRVRSLYMAFAANPHAFHAEDGEGYRMIADLILALDPINPQTAARFVPPLGRWRRIEPGRAALMRKQLERIAASPKLSRDTYEQVSRSLG, encoded by the coding sequence ATGGATATCGCCCGCACCCCCGCCACGCCCGAAGGCAATGTCGCGATGGCCGATGCAGCTCCCGAGCCGCATGAGCCCGCGACCATCCGGCGCGAGGACTACACCCCGTTCCCCTGGCTGGTGACCGAAACGCGGCTCGATTTCGAGCTCGGGCTGGAGCGGACCCGGGTCACCGCGACCCTCTCGGTAGAGCGCAATCCCGATGCCGAAGCCTCTCCCACGATACGCCTGAACGGCGATGGGCTGGAGCTGTTTTCGCTGTCCTGCGACGGAGCCGAATGCGCCGGCCACACGATGGATGGCGACGATCTGGTCGTAACGCTCGAGGGCTACAGTCACACGATCGAGATCGTCACCGAGATCGATCCTTCGGCCAATTCGCAGCTGATGGGCCTCTACGCCTCGAACGGCATGCTCTGCACGCAGTGCGAGGCCGAGGGCTTCCGCCGCATCACCTTCTTCCCCGACCGCCCCGACGTGCTCAGCACTTATACCGTTCGCATGCGCGGCCCGAAGGCGCAGTTCCCGGTGCTTCTGTGCAACGGCAACCGCGTCGAGACCGGCGAAGATGGGGAGCAGCATTGGGCCGAATGGCACGATCCCTGGCCCAAGCCCTCCTACCTCTTCGCGCTGGTCGCCGGCGATCTGGTGGCGCGGACCGACAGCTTCACCACCATGGGCGGGCGCGAGGTCGAACTGAACGTCTATGTCCGCGACGGCGATCTCGAACGCACCGCGCACGCCATGGAGAGCCTCAAGCGCTCGATGAAATGGGACGAGGAGGTGTTCGGGCGCGAATACGACCTCGACCTGTTCAACATCGTCGCGGTGAGCGATTTCAACATGGGTGCGATGGAGAACAAGGGCCTCAACGTCTTCAACACGAAATACGTCCTCGCCGACCTGGAAACCGCGACCGACGGCGACTTCGATGGCATCGAGGGCGTCATCGGCCACGAGTATTTTCACAATTGGTCGGGCAATCGCATCACCTGCCGCGACTGGTTCCAGCTGAGCCTGAAGGAAGGCTTCACCGTCCTGCGCGACCAGCTGTTCAGCGCCGACATGGGCAGCGCGCCGGTCAAGCGGATCGAGGATGTGCGCATCCTGCGTAGCGTGCAATTCCCCGAGGATTCCGGTCCGCTGGCGCACCCGATCCGGCCCGATTCCTATCGCGAGATCAACAACTTCTACACCTCGACCGTCTACAACAAGGGTGCCGAGGTCATCCGCATGATGCGGACGATGGCCGGCGAAGAGCGTTTCCGGCAGGGCACCGACCTCTATTTCGAGCGCCACGACGGCGAGGCGGCGACCTGCGAGGATTTCGTGAGCTCGATCGAGGAAGGGGCCGGTCTCGATCTAAAGCAATTCCGTCTGTGGTATTCGCAAGCCGGCACCCCCAAGGTCACGGCTGAGTTGCATCATGAGGGGCAGACCGCCAGGCTGACGCTCTCGCAGGATGTGCCGCCGACGCCTGGCCAGCCCGACAAGCAGCCCATGCCGATCCCCCTCAAGATCGCGCTGTTCGACCGCGAGGCGGGCACGCATTCGGGCGAGGAGCTGGTCGTGCTCGATTCGGCGAAGGCGGAGTACGAGTTCGAAGGTTTCGAGCGCAAGCCTGTGCTTTCAATCAACCGGACTTTCTCTGCGCCAGTCACGATCGAGCGCGACATCCCGCGCGAGGATCTGGTGTTTCTCGCTGCTCATGACGATGATCCCTTCGCTCGCTACGAGGCGATGCAGGAGTTGATGACCGGCCATCTAGCCGCGGCAGCGGGCGGCGGACTGGAGGAGCAGGAACGCGAAGAAGCGGTCGGCGATATCGCCGAAGCGATGCGTGCTGTGCTGGTGGACGAAAGGCTCGACGACCTGATGCGGGGCGAGCTGATGCTGCTCCCGAGCCAGACCTATCTCGCCGAGCAGATGCTCGTTGCCGATCCGGCCCGCATCCATAGCGAGCGCGAACAACTCAAGCGCGAGTTGGGCAAGCGACTGCAAAGCGAAATGCACCGTCTGTACGAGCGGGCGGAGCAACTACCGTATTCGCTCGATCTGGCCGCCCGTGGCGCGCGCAAGGTCAAGACCCAAGTGCTGACCTATGCCGCCGCAAGCGATCCGGCGAAGGCGGTCGAACTCGCAGCGCATCAATACGATCGCGCCGACAACATGACTGACCGGCAGGGCGCGCTGATGGTGCTGGCCGGGACCGACAGTGCCGAGCGGACTGCGCGGCTGCTCGATTTCTACAACCGCTTCCAGGGCAATGCGCTGGTGATCGACAAGTGGTTCGCGCTGCAGGCCTCGTCGCTCCATCCGAATGCGATCGAGCACGTGAGGGCGCTGGCCGAGCATCCGGATTTCACGCTGAAGAATCCCAATCGCGTCCGATCGCTCTACATGGCGTTCGCGGCCAATCCGCACGCCTTCCATGCCGAAGACGGCGAAGGCTATCGCATGATCGCCGACCTCATCCTCGCGCTCGATCCGATCAATCCGCAGACGGCGGCGCGCTTCGTGCCGCCGCTTGGCCGTTGGCGGCGGATCGAGCCCGGACGCGCTGCGCTGATGCGCAAGCAGCTCGAGCGGATCGCGGCCTCGCCCAAGCTGTCGCGGGATACCTATGAGCAGGTGAGCCGCTCACTTGGCTGA
- a CDS encoding DMT family transporter gives MTPSESLFTPRNFGAFLLVSVIWGGTWLVIRDQISSVPPAWSITYRFIVAALGMFALAKLRGESLRVAAGGWRWVVALALFQFSLNFGFVYNAERFITSGLVAVMFALLVVPNAMLGRMFLGQPISREFVLGSSIAAVGVAMLFAQEYRASPATLGEVLTGAALTVGGILAASAANIVQAMEGAKRQPLLTLLAWAMLVGVAINAVFALVVSGPPVFDQRPAYTLGILYLGLAGSVVTFPLYYGLVRKVGAGKAAYSSVIVPVVAMILSTLFEGFVWGPLPATGAAITLTGMIVAMRGRAAPPPRRATPEP, from the coding sequence ATGACGCCAAGCGAGAGCCTGTTCACCCCGCGCAACTTCGGGGCCTTCCTGCTCGTCAGCGTCATTTGGGGCGGGACCTGGCTGGTCATCCGCGACCAGATCTCGAGCGTCCCGCCTGCCTGGTCCATCACCTATCGTTTCATCGTCGCCGCGCTCGGCATGTTCGCGCTGGCCAAGTTGCGCGGCGAGAGCCTTCGTGTCGCAGCTGGCGGATGGCGCTGGGTTGTCGCTCTGGCGCTGTTCCAGTTCTCGCTCAATTTCGGCTTTGTCTACAATGCGGAGCGGTTCATTACCTCGGGGCTGGTGGCGGTGATGTTCGCGCTGCTTGTGGTGCCGAACGCGATGCTGGGGCGCATGTTTCTCGGCCAGCCGATCAGCCGCGAATTCGTGCTTGGTTCGTCGATTGCCGCGGTCGGCGTAGCGATGTTGTTCGCACAGGAGTATCGCGCCTCTCCGGCCACGCTCGGCGAAGTGTTGACCGGCGCGGCGTTGACTGTCGGCGGAATTCTCGCCGCCAGCGCTGCCAATATCGTGCAGGCGATGGAGGGGGCGAAACGCCAGCCGCTGCTCACGCTGCTCGCTTGGGCAATGCTGGTCGGTGTCGCGATCAATGCTGTCTTCGCGCTGGTCGTCTCGGGACCGCCGGTGTTCGACCAGCGACCGGCTTATACGCTCGGCATCCTCTATCTCGGGCTTGCCGGATCGGTGGTGACCTTCCCGCTCTACTACGGCCTCGTCCGCAAGGTCGGCGCTGGCAAGGCAGCCTACAGCTCGGTCATCGTGCCGGTCGTGGCCATGATCCTGTCCACCCTGTTCGAGGGCTTCGTGTGGGGGCCACTGCCCGCAACAGGTGCGGCGATCACGCTGACCGGGATGATCGTGGCCATGCGCGGCCGAGCGGCCCCGCCACCGAGACGCGCTACTCCCGAGCCTTGA
- a CDS encoding adenine phosphoribosyltransferase gives MTPTELKALVRTIPDFPKQGIQFRDITTLIGHGPGFSASVDWLAEQVEGSEAVAGMEARGFIFGAAVAARLGLPFLPIRKPGKLPCEVIGVDYELEYGMDRLELDPQSVSDGPSVAIVDDLLATGGTARAATKLLREAGATVTTAAFVIDLPDLGGSSRLLAENVAVRALMDFEGD, from the coding sequence ATGACTCCGACAGAGTTGAAAGCACTGGTGCGCACCATTCCGGATTTTCCCAAGCAGGGCATCCAGTTCCGCGACATAACGACCCTCATCGGCCACGGGCCGGGTTTTTCCGCGTCGGTAGACTGGCTGGCCGAACAGGTGGAGGGCAGCGAGGCGGTCGCGGGCATGGAGGCGCGAGGTTTTATTTTTGGCGCGGCAGTGGCAGCGCGCCTCGGCCTGCCCTTCCTGCCGATCCGCAAGCCCGGGAAACTTCCTTGCGAGGTTATCGGTGTCGATTACGAGCTCGAATACGGAATGGATCGGCTCGAACTCGATCCCCAATCTGTGAGCGACGGGCCATCCGTTGCGATTGTCGATGACCTCTTGGCGACCGGCGGGACTGCCCGGGCCGCGACGAAGCTTTTGCGCGAGGCGGGGGCTACGGTGACCACCGCGGCATTCGTGATCGATCTGCCCGATTTGGGCGGCAGCAGCAGACTGCTGGCAGAGAACGTGGCCGTCCGCGCCCTCATGGATTTCGAAGGCGACTAA
- the petA gene encoding ubiquinol-cytochrome c reductase iron-sulfur subunit: MADTAATATPETAGEPGDGIRRRDFIDIAAVSAAGVGGLAVLYPLISQMAPSKDVLAASTTEVDVSAIQPGQAIKAVFRKQPLFVRRLTPAEVQAANATPVGALRDPQTLAERTEEGHEDMLVTMGVCTHLGCVPLGAAEGEVKGEFGGYFCPCHGSHYDTAGRIRKGPAPTNLEVPEYTFTSDTTIQVG, from the coding sequence ATGGCAGACACGGCTGCAACCGCAACACCCGAAACCGCAGGCGAACCCGGCGACGGCATCCGCCGCCGCGATTTCATCGACATCGCTGCTGTGAGCGCCGCCGGCGTCGGCGGTCTGGCGGTGCTTTATCCGCTGATCAGCCAGATGGCGCCGTCGAAAGACGTGCTCGCCGCGAGCACGACCGAGGTCGACGTCTCGGCGATCCAGCCGGGGCAGGCGATCAAGGCCGTGTTCCGCAAACAGCCGCTATTCGTGCGCCGCCTGACGCCCGCCGAAGTCCAGGCAGCGAACGCCACGCCCGTGGGCGCGCTGCGCGATCCGCAGACGCTCGCCGAGCGTACGGAGGAAGGGCACGAGGACATGCTCGTGACCATGGGTGTGTGCACCCACCTCGGCTGCGTTCCGCTGGGTGCCGCCGAAGGCGAGGTCAAGGGCGAGTTCGGCGGATACTTCTGCCCCTGCCACGGATCGCACTACGACACTGCCGGACGCATTCGTAAGGGGCCGGCTCCGACCAATCTCGAAGTGCCGGAATACACCTTCACCTCCGACACCACCATCCAGGTCGGCTGA
- a CDS encoding SDR family NAD(P)-dependent oxidoreductase, translating into MPQMFIFGLGYTAKRIAQALSNAGWSVEATGSDGTIAFDDEPAVLSALAASSHVVSSVPPSDGSDPVLDRYGAALGDKWLGYLSSTGVYGDWQGAWVDEATPTGGGRRTARSDCDARWLEMGARVFRLPGIYGPGRSAFERIREGKAHRIDLPGQVFSRVHVDDIVSGVVAAVETHAPPGAYNLADDLPTGQNAVIEEACRLLGVEPPPLQTMDEADLSPMARGFYAENRRVANAKAKRVLGWQPEYPTFQKGLVAIKARE; encoded by the coding sequence ATGCCACAAATGTTCATCTTCGGCCTCGGCTACACGGCCAAGCGGATCGCGCAAGCGCTGAGCAACGCCGGCTGGTCAGTCGAGGCTACCGGAAGCGACGGGACGATCGCCTTCGATGACGAGCCTGCCGTGCTTTCCGCGCTGGCCGCATCGAGCCATGTTGTGAGTTCCGTCCCGCCCTCCGATGGCAGCGATCCGGTGCTGGACCGCTATGGCGCGGCGCTCGGCGACAAATGGCTGGGCTACCTTTCCTCGACCGGCGTTTACGGCGACTGGCAAGGCGCGTGGGTGGACGAGGCAACCCCGACCGGCGGCGGGCGGCGAACCGCGCGCAGCGACTGCGATGCGCGCTGGCTGGAAATGGGCGCGCGGGTCTTCCGTCTACCGGGTATCTACGGGCCGGGACGCAGTGCCTTCGAGCGGATACGCGAGGGCAAGGCCCACCGGATCGATCTGCCGGGGCAGGTCTTCAGCCGCGTACACGTCGACGATATCGTGAGCGGCGTGGTCGCTGCCGTCGAGACCCATGCACCGCCCGGCGCCTACAATCTCGCCGACGACCTGCCGACCGGCCAGAATGCGGTGATCGAAGAAGCGTGCCGCCTGCTCGGGGTCGAGCCCCCGCCGCTTCAGACGATGGACGAAGCCGACCTGTCGCCCATGGCGCGCGGTTTCTATGCCGAAAACCGCCGGGTGGCGAACGCCAAGGCGAAACGGGTGCTGGGTTGGCAGCCGGAATATCCGACTTTCCAGAAAGGTCTCGTTGCGATCAAGGCTCGGGAGTAG
- a CDS encoding cytochrome b produces MSFPWAKEYTPANGFTKFLDEKLPLPRLVYNAVGAGYPVPRNLSYFWNFGVLAGFFLVLQIVTGIILAMHYAANAQVAFATTEHIMRNVNWGWLMRYAHANGASFFFIVVYLHIFRGFYYSSYKAPREMIWLLGVTIFLLMMATAFMGYVLPWGQMSFWGAKVITGLFGAIPLVGEPIQIWLLGGYAPDNAALNRFFSLHFLLPFVIAGCVILHIWALHIPGSSNPTGVEIKSESDTLPFHPYYTVKDGFGLGVALILFMTMVFFLPNALGHPDNYIEANPLSTPAHIVPEWYFWPFYAILRAFTVDFLFIPAKLLGVIAMFGSILLWFILPWLDRSPVRSGHYRPLFRKFFWFGLIPAMIVLFICGGAPAEEPYVMLSQLATAYYFLHFLVILPIVGQIEKPEPLPYSITEAVLGSDKKAVLGENASPAV; encoded by the coding sequence ATGAGCTTTCCCTGGGCCAAGGAATATACGCCGGCCAACGGCTTCACCAAGTTCCTCGACGAGAAGCTGCCGCTGCCGCGCCTTGTCTACAACGCCGTGGGTGCGGGCTATCCGGTGCCGCGCAATCTCAGCTATTTCTGGAATTTCGGCGTGCTCGCCGGCTTTTTCCTCGTGCTGCAGATCGTCACCGGCATCATCCTGGCGATGCATTATGCCGCGAACGCTCAGGTCGCCTTCGCGACGACCGAGCACATCATGCGCAACGTCAACTGGGGCTGGCTAATGCGCTATGCCCATGCCAACGGGGCGAGCTTCTTCTTCATCGTCGTCTACCTGCACATCTTCCGCGGCTTCTACTACAGTTCGTACAAAGCCCCCCGCGAAATGATCTGGCTGCTCGGCGTCACGATCTTCCTGCTGATGATGGCGACCGCATTCATGGGCTACGTCCTGCCCTGGGGCCAGATGAGCTTCTGGGGGGCAAAGGTCATCACCGGCCTGTTCGGAGCTATCCCGCTGGTGGGCGAGCCGATCCAGATCTGGCTGCTCGGCGGTTACGCGCCCGACAATGCCGCGCTCAATCGCTTCTTCAGCCTGCACTTCCTGCTGCCCTTCGTGATTGCAGGCTGTGTCATCCTGCACATCTGGGCGCTGCACATTCCGGGGTCCTCGAACCCGACCGGCGTCGAAATCAAGAGCGAGAGCGACACGCTACCCTTCCACCCGTATTATACGGTGAAGGACGGCTTCGGCCTCGGTGTCGCCCTGATCCTGTTCATGACCATGGTCTTCTTCCTCCCGAACGCGCTCGGTCACCCGGACAATTACATCGAAGCAAACCCGCTCTCGACCCCGGCGCATATCGTCCCGGAATGGTACTTCTGGCCGTTCTACGCGATCCTGCGCGCCTTCACGGTCGACTTCCTGTTCATTCCGGCGAAGCTGCTTGGCGTGATCGCGATGTTCGGCTCGATCCTGCTGTGGTTCATCCTGCCGTGGCTCGACCGGTCGCCGGTGCGCAGCGGCCACTATCGCCCGCTGTTCCGCAAGTTCTTCTGGTTCGGCCTGATCCCGGCGATGATCGTCCTGTTCATCTGCGGCGGTGCGCCGGCGGAAGAGCCCTATGTCATGCTCAGCCAGCTGGCGACGGCGTATTATTTCCTTCACTTCCTCGTGATCCTGCCGATCGTCGGCCAGATCGAGAAGCCCGAACCGCTGCCCTATTCCATCACCGAAGCCGTGCTGGGATCGGACAAGAAGGCAGTGCTCGGCGAAAACGCTTCGCCGGCCGTCTAA
- a CDS encoding cytochrome c1, with the protein MTKLLSIRLVAILAGLGFALVALYSFVVGAFAFLTEETAPHLPYEEPRDFAFSFDGPAGKWDVQQLQRGLKVYDEVCSACHSLKFVAFRNLSQIGYDEGQVKAYAAAKQVPGIDPVTGEATTRPGLPTDYFPSPYPNAVAAAAANNNAIPPDLSLITKARGDGTNYVASLLSGYQEPSAELLAEHPEAAPGPGLYHNPYFPNLNLAMAPPLSMDGQVTYDDGTEATIEQMSKDVAAFLTWTAEPTLVQRKQTGWPVLIFLLFATVLAYLSKNQIWAAVKPKKK; encoded by the coding sequence ATGACCAAGCTTCTCAGCATCCGCCTCGTTGCCATTCTCGCGGGGCTCGGCTTCGCCCTTGTCGCGCTCTATTCTTTCGTCGTTGGCGCTTTCGCCTTCCTGACCGAAGAGACGGCCCCGCACCTTCCCTACGAGGAACCGCGCGACTTCGCCTTTTCCTTCGACGGTCCTGCCGGCAAGTGGGACGTGCAGCAGCTGCAACGCGGCCTGAAGGTCTATGACGAGGTCTGTTCGGCCTGCCATAGCCTCAAATTTGTCGCGTTCCGCAACCTTTCGCAGATTGGTTACGATGAAGGCCAGGTGAAAGCTTATGCCGCCGCCAAGCAGGTCCCGGGAATCGATCCTGTGACTGGTGAGGCCACGACGCGTCCGGGCTTGCCGACCGACTATTTCCCGTCGCCCTATCCCAATGCGGTTGCCGCTGCAGCGGCGAATAACAACGCTATTCCGCCCGATCTCTCGCTGATCACCAAGGCGCGTGGAGATGGCACCAATTACGTCGCATCGCTGCTTTCGGGCTATCAGGAGCCGAGCGCAGAGCTCCTTGCCGAGCATCCAGAGGCCGCACCCGGCCCGGGCCTTTACCACAACCCGTATTTCCCGAATCTCAATCTAGCCATGGCGCCGCCGCTATCGATGGACGGGCAGGTGACCTATGACGACGGCACCGAAGCGACCATCGAGCAGATGTCGAAGGACGTCGCGGCCTTCCTGACGTGGACGGCTGAGCCTACGCTGGTGCAGCGCAAGCAGACCGGCTGGCCGGTGCTGATCTTCCTTCTGTTCGCCACTGTGCTGGCTTATCTGTCGAAGAACCAGATCTGGGCCGCGGTGAAGCCGAAGAAGAAGTAG
- the pgeF gene encoding peptidoglycan editing factor PgeF yields MAEALQSNLLKGIPHAFSTCAPLDLEEILPDGVLVRVEQVHSPEVVFATEAMASPLEADALVTDRPGLLLGIVTADCAPVLLVDEQAGVVGAAHAGWRGAVSGVLENTVAAMARSGSDPADIRAAIGPTIAQPSYEVDEAFRANFSDADDQFFEQGREGHWQFDLPAFAANRLVRAGVTQVDDLREDTYSQPDRFHSFRRASHRGENTTGRQLSVIGLPH; encoded by the coding sequence TTGGCTGAGGCACTACAATCGAACCTGCTGAAAGGGATACCGCACGCCTTTTCGACATGCGCGCCGCTCGATCTCGAGGAGATCCTGCCGGACGGCGTGCTCGTCCGTGTGGAGCAAGTCCATTCGCCGGAAGTGGTTTTCGCAACGGAGGCCATGGCCTCACCGCTCGAGGCCGATGCATTGGTCACCGACCGGCCGGGCTTGCTGCTCGGCATCGTCACCGCCGATTGCGCGCCGGTCTTGCTGGTGGACGAACAGGCGGGCGTCGTCGGGGCTGCTCATGCGGGCTGGCGCGGTGCGGTATCCGGCGTACTCGAGAATACGGTAGCGGCGATGGCGCGATCGGGAAGCGATCCGGCCGATATCCGCGCTGCGATCGGGCCGACGATCGCGCAGCCAAGCTACGAAGTGGACGAGGCCTTCAGGGCGAACTTTTCCGACGCGGACGATCAATTCTTCGAGCAGGGGCGCGAGGGCCATTGGCAATTCGATCTACCCGCATTTGCCGCCAACCGGCTGGTTCGGGCAGGTGTCACACAAGTTGATGACCTGCGAGAGGACACCTACTCCCAACCGGACCGTTTCCACTCGTTCCGGCGTGCCAGCCATCGCGGCGAAAATACGACAGGTCGGCAGCTCAGCGTCATCGGCCTGCCACACTGA
- a CDS encoding cation:proton antiporter, with amino-acid sequence MEQTLVIAMVGILGIGAQWLAWRTGWPAIVLMLAAGFLAGPVLGVFDPEHAFGSLLEPMVAIGVALILFEGGLSLDFRELRHTGSAVIRLATIGVILGWLFGALAGIYIAGLAPEVAILFGGILVVTGPTVVIPLLRQSSIKSRPASILKWEAIVNDPTGALCAVIAYEYFRKVAESPGASLFEVVPPLIIAAIIAGLIGYVAAVAIAWAFPRGAVPEYLKVPVLLTTVICVFVISNLIEHEAGLVAVTVMGVALANMNVSSLRSIHPFKENVAVLLVSGIFILLSASLEPADVRYFNWSIGLFLLALLFVVRPATIILSLLGSSIPWNERLFLAWIAPRGIVLVAISGLFALRLSELGFSDGNLLIGLSFAVVVVTIVAHGFTVDIVARWLNVKGASRPGILFVGSTPWTIALAEQIRDLKAPVLVVDASWQRLGLARQKGLPFYHGEILNEATEHNLELAPYQNLVAATENEAYNTLVCNEFAHEIGRDKVFQLGESADEDDKHALPIGLRGRALFESGFGVEDVNERQAQGWVFRKTKLSDEFDFEAAQERLPEAANMLLLMRENGTIRFFTHAARPEPRAGDTIISFSPPQERSPEGVAAKRASKKKPREGGKEAPA; translated from the coding sequence ATGGAACAGACACTAGTCATTGCGATGGTCGGCATACTGGGCATTGGCGCCCAATGGCTTGCCTGGCGGACCGGCTGGCCGGCCATCGTCCTCATGCTCGCCGCAGGTTTTCTTGCCGGGCCGGTTTTGGGGGTATTCGATCCAGAACATGCTTTTGGCAGCCTGCTTGAACCGATGGTCGCTATCGGTGTCGCCCTCATCCTGTTCGAAGGCGGGCTGAGCCTCGATTTCCGAGAGCTCCGCCATACTGGCAGCGCCGTTATCCGGCTTGCGACAATCGGCGTCATTCTCGGCTGGCTCTTCGGCGCATTGGCCGGCATTTATATCGCCGGACTCGCTCCCGAAGTCGCAATCCTGTTCGGCGGTATCCTGGTGGTTACCGGCCCGACAGTGGTCATTCCGCTACTCCGGCAAAGTTCGATTAAGTCGCGCCCCGCATCGATCCTCAAATGGGAGGCGATCGTCAACGATCCCACCGGCGCGCTCTGTGCCGTGATCGCTTACGAATACTTCCGCAAGGTCGCCGAGTCGCCGGGCGCCAGCCTTTTCGAAGTCGTGCCGCCGCTCATCATCGCAGCCATCATCGCAGGGCTCATCGGCTATGTTGCGGCCGTAGCCATCGCCTGGGCCTTCCCGCGCGGGGCAGTTCCGGAATATCTCAAGGTGCCCGTGCTTCTGACCACGGTAATTTGCGTCTTCGTGATCTCGAACCTGATCGAGCATGAGGCCGGCCTCGTCGCCGTTACTGTCATGGGCGTTGCCCTGGCAAATATGAACGTCTCCAGCCTACGCAGCATTCATCCCTTCAAGGAAAATGTCGCGGTCCTGCTGGTGTCGGGCATATTCATCCTGCTCTCGGCCTCGCTGGAGCCGGCCGATGTCCGCTATTTCAACTGGTCGATCGGTCTGTTCCTGCTGGCGCTGCTCTTCGTCGTGCGCCCGGCGACGATCATTCTGAGCCTGCTCGGCAGCTCGATCCCCTGGAACGAGCGCCTCTTCCTCGCCTGGATCGCACCGCGCGGGATCGTGCTGGTCGCCATCTCCGGCCTGTTCGCGCTGCGCCTTTCTGAACTGGGCTTCAGCGACGGGAATTTGCTAATCGGGCTGAGTTTCGCCGTCGTCGTGGTAACAATCGTGGCGCATGGCTTCACCGTCGACATCGTTGCGCGATGGCTCAACGTGAAGGGAGCAAGCCGCCCCGGCATCCTGTTCGTCGGCAGCACGCCATGGACGATCGCGCTGGCCGAACAGATCCGCGATCTGAAGGCGCCGGTGCTGGTGGTCGACGCCAGCTGGCAGCGGCTGGGCCTCGCCCGCCAGAAAGGCCTGCCGTTCTATCACGGTGAAATCCTGAACGAGGCGACCGAGCACAATCTCGAGCTGGCACCTTACCAGAACCTCGTCGCGGCCACCGAGAACGAGGCGTACAACACGCTCGTTTGCAACGAATTCGCGCATGAAATCGGGCGCGACAAGGTCTTCCAGCTCGGCGAATCCGCCGACGAGGACGACAAGCACGCGCTCCCGATCGGTCTGCGCGGGCGCGCGCTGTTCGAATCCGGTTTCGGCGTCGAGGACGTAAACGAACGGCAGGCGCAGGGCTGGGTCTTCCGCAAGACCAAGTTGTCCGACGAATTCGATTTCGAGGCAGCTCAAGAGCGGTTGCCCGAAGCGGCCAATATGCTGCTGTTGATGCGGGAGAACGGGACGATCCGTTTCTTCACCCATGCCGCGCGCCCCGAACCGCGCGCCGGCGATACTATCATCAGTTTC